A single genomic interval of Nitrosomonadales bacterium harbors:
- a CDS encoding TonB C-terminal domain-containing protein translates to MTAATYPEPYRLPAGVLALAVHGVFFVLLYFGFSWQTQPAATMSAELWSSIPGVEVRPAAKPKPKVVEPVEPEPEQPEEKARPDIEVPDKKAEKRSPVVQPHDDIADRLAREQAERAATTGRVVDEFVAKIQSKIRRNIVMPPDVAGDARAEFSVTVLPGGSVLPPRLLRSSGNAAYDNAVERAILKSEPLPLPADAGLYSRFRELKLVFRPGE, encoded by the coding sequence ATGACTGCGGCGACTTATCCGGAACCCTACAGGTTGCCGGCAGGCGTGTTGGCGCTGGCCGTGCATGGCGTGTTCTTCGTGCTGTTGTATTTCGGTTTCAGCTGGCAGACGCAGCCCGCGGCGACCATGAGCGCGGAATTGTGGTCGAGCATTCCGGGTGTCGAAGTGCGGCCGGCGGCCAAACCCAAACCCAAGGTGGTGGAACCGGTCGAGCCCGAGCCGGAGCAACCCGAGGAAAAAGCCCGGCCGGACATAGAGGTACCGGACAAGAAGGCGGAGAAACGCAGTCCGGTGGTCCAGCCGCATGACGACATCGCGGACCGGCTGGCGCGCGAACAGGCCGAGCGCGCGGCGACGACCGGCCGGGTAGTGGATGAATTCGTCGCCAAGATCCAGAGCAAGATCAGGCGCAACATCGTGATGCCGCCGGACGTGGCGGGCGATGCGCGCGCCGAATTTTCCGTGACGGTGTTGCCGGGCGGTTCGGTGTTGCCGCCGAGGTTGCTCAGGTCGAGCGGCAATGCAGCGTACGATAACGCGGTGGAACGGGCGATCCTGAAATCCGAACCGTTGCCGCTACCTGCCGATGCGGGGCTGTACAGTCGTTTCCGTGAATTGAAACTGGTCTTCCGGCCGGGCGAATAG
- the tolR gene encoding protein TolR, giving the protein MNEINVVPYIDVMLVLLVIFMVTAPLMNPGQIDLPQVGKSLAPPVAPLEVIVRKDATLALRDHARGGKESGVSREELVAILKARQGDLAEQAVVISADKDVRYEEVINVMDVLQQQQIRKVGLLTQARVK; this is encoded by the coding sequence ATGAACGAGATCAACGTCGTGCCGTATATCGACGTGATGCTGGTGCTGTTGGTGATCTTCATGGTGACCGCGCCGCTGATGAATCCCGGCCAGATCGACCTGCCACAGGTCGGTAAGTCGCTGGCGCCGCCGGTGGCGCCGCTGGAGGTCATTGTCAGGAAAGACGCCACGCTGGCGTTGCGCGACCATGCCAGAGGCGGCAAGGAGAGCGGTGTATCGCGCGAGGAACTGGTCGCGATCCTGAAGGCCAGGCAGGGCGACCTGGCGGAACAGGCAGTGGTGATCTCCGCCGACAAGGATGTGCGCTACGAAGAAGTGATCAATGTGATGGACGTATTGCAGCAGCAGCAGATCAGGAAGGTCGGGCTGTTGACGCAAGCCAGGGTGAAATGA
- the tolQ gene encoding protein TolQ: protein MEVTQDLSFIHLIGNASVLVQLVMGLLLLVSLLSWWYIFIKLFAIRREVTLTEEFEEAFWRNANLTDLYKHANSSTRSEQGALERIFAAGFAEFVKLKKQHGVESSDVMDGTRRAMRATYQREMDRLESHLAFLASVGSVSPYVGLFGTVWGIMNAFRGLANVGQATLAHVAPGIAEALVATAMGLFAAIPAVIAYNRYAHDINRLSTRFESFTEEFSNVLQRQP from the coding sequence ATGGAAGTGACGCAGGATTTGTCGTTCATACATCTCATCGGCAACGCCAGTGTGCTGGTGCAACTGGTGATGGGGCTGTTGCTGCTGGTATCGCTGCTGTCGTGGTGGTACATCTTCATCAAGCTGTTCGCCATCCGCAGGGAGGTCACGTTGACCGAGGAGTTCGAGGAGGCGTTCTGGCGCAATGCGAATCTGACCGATCTGTACAAGCATGCGAACAGCAGTACACGAAGCGAACAGGGTGCGCTGGAACGCATCTTCGCCGCCGGGTTCGCCGAGTTCGTCAAGCTGAAGAAACAGCACGGTGTGGAAAGCAGCGACGTGATGGACGGAACGCGCCGGGCGATGCGCGCGACCTACCAGCGCGAGATGGACCGGCTGGAATCGCACCTGGCGTTCCTCGCGTCGGTCGGTTCGGTCAGTCCCTATGTCGGCCTGTTCGGCACGGTATGGGGCATCATGAACGCGTTCCGCGGGTTGGCGAACGTCGGACAGGCGACGCTGGCGCATGTCGCGCCCGGCATCGCCGAGGCGCTGGTGGCGACCGCGATGGGCCTGTTCGCGGCGATCCCGGCGGTGATCGCCTACAACCGCTACGCGCATGACATCAACCGACTGTCTACCCGCTTCGAGAGTTTTACCGAAGAGTTTTCCAATGTGTTGCAGCGCCAGCCATGA
- the ybgC gene encoding tol-pal system-associated acyl-CoA thioesterase: MTRHKIFSLPVRVYFQDTDAGGVVYHASYVNFMERARTEWLRTHGYSNAGLMKEFGVVFVVRSLKLDYLRPALLDDLLEVTAQVKDFGRSRLTLVQTVQRGDEVLTEAEVHLVCVSLESFKPVSVPEVLRKQLEK; the protein is encoded by the coding sequence ATGACCAGACATAAAATATTCTCATTGCCGGTGCGCGTGTATTTCCAGGATACCGATGCCGGCGGCGTGGTGTATCACGCCAGCTATGTGAACTTTATGGAACGTGCGCGGACCGAGTGGTTGCGCACCCACGGTTACAGCAACGCCGGGTTGATGAAGGAGTTCGGCGTGGTGTTCGTGGTGCGTTCGCTCAAGCTGGATTATCTCAGGCCCGCGCTGCTCGATGATTTGCTGGAGGTGACCGCGCAGGTCAAGGATTTCGGGCGCAGCCGCCTCACGCTGGTGCAGACGGTGCAACGTGGTGACGAGGTGCTGACGGAAGCGGAGGTGCATCTGGTATGCGTCTCGCTGGAGAGTTTCAAGCCGGTGTCGGTGCCGGAAGTTTTGCGCAAGCAGTTGGAAAAATGA
- the ruvB gene encoding Holliday junction branch migration DNA helicase RuvB → MIQNDDLSAEPRIVSAAPASHQEEALERALRPKQLDEYVGQEKIRGQLEIFIQAAKQRGEPLDHALLFGPPGLGKTTLAQIIAREMGVNLRHTSGPVLERAGDLAALLTNLEPHDVLFIDEIHRLSPVVEEILYPALEDYQIDIMIGEGPSARSVKLDLPPFTLVGATTRAGMLTNPLRDRFGIVARLEFYTPEELQRIVMRSSNLLEMNLSHEGALEIAKRSRGTPRIANRLLRRVRDFADVKAAGDASRAVADAALTMLDVDARGLDVMDRKLLLTVIEKFMGGPVGVDNLAAAIGEERDTIEDVLEPYLIQQGYLQRTPRGRMATAIAYRHFGLTVANNPVGGDLLDDQT, encoded by the coding sequence ATGATCCAGAACGACGACCTGTCCGCCGAACCGCGCATCGTTTCCGCCGCGCCCGCTTCCCATCAGGAGGAGGCATTGGAGCGCGCGCTGCGTCCCAAGCAGCTCGACGAATACGTCGGGCAGGAAAAGATACGCGGGCAACTGGAGATCTTCATCCAGGCGGCGAAGCAGCGCGGCGAGCCGCTCGACCATGCCTTGCTGTTCGGCCCGCCGGGGCTGGGCAAGACCACGCTGGCGCAGATCATCGCGCGCGAGATGGGTGTCAATCTGCGCCACACTTCCGGCCCGGTGCTGGAGCGCGCCGGAGACCTTGCGGCGCTGTTGACCAACCTCGAGCCGCACGATGTGCTGTTCATCGACGAGATCCACCGCCTGTCGCCGGTGGTGGAGGAGATCCTCTATCCCGCGCTGGAGGACTACCAGATCGACATCATGATCGGCGAAGGGCCGTCGGCGCGCTCGGTGAAGCTCGACCTGCCGCCGTTCACGCTGGTCGGCGCGACCACGCGTGCGGGCATGCTGACCAACCCGCTGCGCGACCGTTTCGGCATCGTCGCAAGACTGGAGTTCTACACGCCGGAAGAGTTGCAGCGCATCGTGATGCGCTCGTCGAATCTGCTGGAGATGAATCTGTCGCACGAAGGCGCGCTGGAGATCGCCAAGCGTTCGCGCGGTACGCCGCGCATCGCCAACCGCCTGCTGCGCCGCGTGCGCGATTTCGCCGACGTGAAAGCGGCGGGCGATGCCAGCCGCGCGGTGGCGGACGCCGCGCTGACCATGCTGGATGTGGATGCGCGCGGGCTGGACGTGATGGACCGCAAGCTGCTGCTGACCGTGATCGAGAAGTTCATGGGCGGGCCGGTCGGGGTGGACAACCTGGCTGCCGCGATCGGCGAGGAGCGCGACACCATCGAGGATGTGCTGGAACCGTACCTGATCCAGCAGGGCTATCTGCAGCGCACGCCGCGCGGCCGCATGGCGACCGCGATCGCGTATCGCCATTTCGGCCTGACGGTCGCGAACAATCCGGTCGGCGGGGACCTGCTCGATGACCAGACATAA